A part of Aspergillus flavus chromosome 1, complete sequence genomic DNA contains:
- a CDS encoding putative transporter (MFS quinate transporter, putative) — MVDWSRWKTHPYYALVIFIIACGSIPKGYDEGGFSASVKLESFKEDFNLISSNWTHDETGLANRSANITSFNVLGAAFGALFALDLNDRFGRLNSWRLACLVWASGLFIQVFSSGIYGLLLFARIWSGLGAGALTVTTPLYLSEIAPARTRGLVVSCYMVILLAVLAMGFFINYGANQHMAPTRTQYRLVQAIPLIPVGLAMMASYIVPETPRYLVSKQKHDEGRAVLARLRGKDINDPELEAEFVLIDSQVRAKASDLATVTPWTAFKETQTNPNYRQRFWLLITMHTIAQWTGGNGITYYISTIFEYAGVTGNSTSLISSGAYGIVKLVFTMAFTWGLIDLFGRRRCALAGLSLQLAAHIYMGAYMGLQPGSSDNKSASDAAIASVFVYAVGWSVGLCTIPYLYGTEIFPTRIRNVSYAVSMSLHWFFQFAVVRVTPNMFASLNVWGAYLFWAIICTLGLVILGIWMPETKGVPIERMGDLFDTPWYLRWRARPKSDDSLETAPSVSSSTGAKQPEYKNTSL, encoded by the exons ATGGTAGACTGGTCCCGGTGGAAGACCCACCCCTATTATGCTCTTGTTATCTTCATTATTGCTTGTGGGAGTATCCCCAAAG GTTATGACGAAGGTGGCTTCAGCGCTAGCGTGAAATTGGAATCTTTCAAAGAAGACTTCAACCTCATTTCATCCAATTGGACCCACGATGAGACAGGGCTTGCCAACCGCAGTGCCAATATCACCTCTTTCAATGTCTTGGGTGCTGCCTTCGGTGCACTCTTCGCCCTGGACCTGAATGATCGATTCGGCAGATTAAACTCATGGCGCTTGGCTTGTCTGGTATGGGCGTCGGGCCTGTTCATCCAGGTCTTCTCTTCGGGCATATATGGCCTCTTGCTGTTCGCGAGAATCTGGAGCGGTTTGGGAGCTGGAGCTCTGACCGTGACGACACCGCTATATTTGTCTGAAATCG CCCCCGCACGAACTAGAGGACTTGTGGTTAGCTGCTACATGGTCATCTTGTTGGCCGTTTTAGCTATGG gtttctttattaattacgGCGCCAACCAACACATGGCCCCAACCCGGACACAGTACCGGCTGGTACAAGCTATCCCCCTAATCCCAGTCGGACTCGCCATGATGGCCTCCTACATTGTCCCAGAAACGCCCCGCTACCTAGTCTCCAAACAAAAACATGACGAAGGCCGCGCAGTACTCGCCCGCCTCCGCGGCAAAGACATCAACGACCCGGAACTTGAAGCCGAATTCGTCCTAATCGACTCACAAGTACGCGCCAAAGCTAGCGATCTTGCCACCGTCACCCCCTGGACAGCCTTCAAAGAAACGCAAACCAACCCCAACTACCGCCAGCGCTTCTGGCTCCTCATCACAATGCACACAATCGCCCAATGGACGGGCGGCAACGGCATCACCTACTACATCTCGACGATCTTCGAGTACGCCGGTGTAACAGGCAACTCGACCTCGCTGATCAGCTCCGGCGCCTACGGCATTGTCAAGCTGGTCTTCACGATGGCCTTCACATGGGGACTTATCGACCTGTTCGGCCGCCGCCGTTGCGCCTTGGCGGGTCTCAGTCTCCAGCTAGCGGCCCACATTTACATGGGCGCCTATATGGGTCTGCAACCCGGCTCATCCGACAACAAATCCGCGTCCGACGCCGCCATCGCCTCTGTCTTCGTTTACGCCGTCGGCTGGTCCGTCGGCCTCTGTACAATCCCTTACCTCTACGGAACGGAGATCTTCCCTACCCGTATCCGGAACGTGAGTTATGCGGTCAGTATGTCGCTGCACTGGTTCTTCCAGTTTGCCGTCGTCCGCGTCACGCCTAATATGTTCGCCTCGTTGAATGTGTGGGGCGCCTATCTCTTCTGGGCTATCATTTGTACCCTTGGTTTGGTTATCTTGGGTATCTGGATGCCTGAGACTAAGGGTGTGCCGATCGAGCGCATGGGTGATCTTTTCGATACCCCGTGGTACCTGCGTTGGCGTGCCCGGCCTAAGTCTGATGACTCCCTTGAAACGGCTCCCAGTGTCTCTTCTAGTACTGGCGCTAAGCAGCCGGAGTACAAGAATACGTCCTTgtaa
- a CDS encoding putative TIM barrel metal-dependent hydrolase (putative metal-dependent hydrolase), whose protein sequence is MLTSVQPRPDVLGPRASLTTFQKGELFTFSRDEQKPVHALPLRQRLPAKAWDTHMHVVEPHRFPVDASAVYQPSTHTIEEALAFESSLGIENIVLVQPSIYGYDNSCLLEALRRIGPSRGRGVVVIDPINTDTQTLSRWHSLGVRGVRVNLRSVGKVMDQDELAQTLLQHAEIVRPFGWAIQVYVPLEMIPLLEPIVPQLGVKLCIDHFGGPDLLSMNWTDGASFDPYSLPGFSSLVSLLRAGNTYVKISAPYRLSKDHEMRDIEMMARELLRQAPNRVLFATDWPHTRFWGTDIAPFTELCLRVCGNDPVLTERVFRRNAEELLDAQTMD, encoded by the coding sequence ATGCTTACGTCTGTCCAGCCTCGACCTGACGTCCTTGGCCCTCGTGCCTCCTTAACTACCTTCCAAAAGGGGGAGCTGTTCACTTTCAGCAGGGATGAACAGAAACCTGTACATGCTCTCCCGTTAAGGCAGAGGCTTCCTGCCAAAGCATGGGATACACATATGCATGTCGTTGAGCCGCATCGCTTTCCGGTTGATGCAAGTGCAGTGTATCAACCCTCGACACATACTATCGAGGAGGCTCTAGCGTTTGAGTCCTCACTAGGAATCGAGAATATCGTCCTTGTTCAACCATCGATATACGGATATGATAATTCCTGTCTTCTCGAAGCACTCAGGCGTATCGGTCCCTCTCGCGGGCGaggggtggtggtgattgatCCGATAAATACAGATACCCAAACATTATCCAGATGGCATTCACTGGGCGTGCGTGGAGTACGTGTGAACTTGAGGTCAGTAGGGAAAGTGATGGACCAGGATGAGCTGGCACAGACGCTATTACAACACGCGGAGATTGTCCGTCCTTTCGGCTGGGCTATTCAAGTCTACGTCCCCCTCGAAATGATCCCACTACTCGAGCCTATTGTCCCCCAGCTTGGTGTCAAACTCTGCATCGACCACTTTGGTGGCCCGGACCTACTATCTATGAACTGGACAGATGGAGCCTCGTTCGACCCCTATTCACTGCCCGGGTTTTCATCCCTAGTATCCCTCCTTCGAGCGGGGAACACATATGTGAAAATCTCCGCACCCTACCGGCTCAGCAAGGATCATGAAATGCGAGACATCGAGATGATGGCCCGGGAACTCCTCCGACAGGCCCCAAACCGCGTGCTTTTCGCAACGGATTGGCCGCATACGCGATTTTGGGGGACCGATATCGCCCCGTTCACGGAACTGTGTCTACGGGTATGCGGGAACGATCCCGTGTTGACCGAGCGGGTGTTTCGTCGGAATGCCGAAGAGTTGTTGGACGCGCAAACTATGGACTGA
- a CDS encoding putative C6 transcription factor, producing MVVEHSSSGTADVPAKASLPRKSAFSCEACRKRKVKCNGASPSCSRCAARGETCVYSLAPTLSYTKQLEARVAQLEDALSKLRSQQQSAAEVRKASTPSSTGEGRGSMSPSLRTRIKEEDESSSADLAREFEGLKVEHDGRISFHGPTSLFQLPSGALNEAASTSRLAVQHEARKERLINNAWRERAFEQMATMPEPFQYLLDSHWCWIQPLFNFVYRPAFTRDMKINGPYYSDALLNAILSHSVRWCKSEPRIGHILDSFDGGAQFSHRAVSGLYDSLKVGHLGIPTIQTLLLLSAQECGRGNRSQAWLYSGMAFRMLEDLGISIDSRKYSDSAHLSDEDIEIRNRLFWSCYFWDKMVSLYFGRSPTMQHSRVSPPRTVLDDTSEIEIWTPHGVVFPDGAHYPPTQAHSTSCFMKMCGLAEVLNQILIHIYDPIRQVSEAEFYNCVIEQARNLAEWWDELPDYLKLVPTSLPPYSPPSHIVILNSLYHTINILLHRPILCSKTNRESYDKSHLVQCMTSATAILSLFDLYRRTFGDAHVVLSLSYSVYTAASIFLLEIQALKYAAPGTLDKLKFCIFALERVKVSNPVISTALSLVYQELQKLQIDIHIVLPTLQPEQPQPRSQPPSRHSHSPSQPQGLSLQQQQQQQQQQQHQQFHTPSTFSDTSRHVSPSHQPSPDASSIAASVAPSGVNTSFLPGYSFQQPVADFELSQTGVPQMAGAHLLGGMPNALMTLDNPGSYEITPEVFEAFSYAEPITTNMTPAFEPRLG from the exons ATGGTGGTCGAACACAGCTCTTCTGGCACGGCCGACGTGCCGGCTAAGGCCAGTCTGCCGCGGAAGAGCGCCTTCTCGTGTGAGGCGTGCCGCAAGCGAAAG GTGAAATGTAATGGTGCTAGTCCGTCATGTTCACGATGTGCGGCGCGCGGAGAAACTTGCGTTTATAGCTT agCTCCAACTTTATCGTATACCAAACAGCTCGAGGCTCGAGTCGCTCAGTTAGAAGATGCCCTGTCAAAGCTACGGAGCCAACAGCAGTCGGCTGCAGAGGTGCGGAAGGCGAGCACCCCATCATCTACCGGTGAAGGTAGAGGTAGCATGAGCCCAAGTCTTCGAACTcgcatcaaggaagaagatgaaagtAGTAGCGCCGATCTCGCGAGGGAATTCGAAGGTCTGAAGGTCGAGCACGATGGTCGAATATCTTTTCACGGCCCGACTAGTTTGTTTCAGCTTCCCAGCGGTGCTCTCAACGAGGCAGCCTCGACATCTCGTCTTGCCGTGCAGCACGAAGCTCGAAAGGAAAGGCTGATCAACAATGCGTGGCGGGAAAGGGCGTTCGAACAGATGGCTACTATGCCA GAACCGTTCCAATATCTCCTCGACTCACACTGGTGTTGGATCCAGCCGCTCTTCAACTTCGTCTATCGACCAGCATTTACTC GCGATATGAAGATAAACGGTCCATACTATTCAGATGCTCTTCTCAATGCGATCCTCTCCCATTCGGTCCGGTGGTGCAAGTCCGAACCAAGAATCGGCCATATCCTCGATTCGTTTGATGGCGGTGCACAGTTCTCCCATCGCGCCGTCTCTGGTCTGTATGATTCGCTCAAAGTTGGTCATCTCGGTATCCCGACTATTCAAACACTGCTCCTGCTCAGTGCGCAAGAGTGCGGTAGAGGAAATCGGTCACAGGCTTGGCTGTACAGCGGCATGGCTTTTCGAATGCTGGAAGATTTAGGAATATCCATCGACAGCCGCAAGTACTCGGACTCCGCCCACTTGAGCGACGAAGATATCGAGATCCGGAACCGCCTCTTCTGGAGTTGTTACTTTTGGGATAAAATGGTTTCCCTATACTTTGGCCGATCGCCTACGATGCAGCACTCGCGAGTTAGTCCGCCACGGACAGTATTGGACGACACTTCGGAGATCGAAATCTGGACGCCGCATGGCGTTGTCTTCCCGGACGGTGCTCATTATCCTCCGACTCAGGCTCACTCCACGTCCTGTTTCATGAAAATGTGCGGATTGGCGGAGGTGCTCAATCAAATCTTGATTCACATCTATGACCCTATAAGGCAAGTGTCAGAGGCAGAGTTCTACAATTGTGTGATCGAGCAGGCTAGGAATCTAGCTGAATGGTGGGATGAATTGCCCGATTATTTGAAACTGGTGCCTACAAGCCTTCCTCCGTACTCTCCGCCGAGCCACATAGTTATCTTAAA TTCGTTATATCATACTATCaatattcttctccatcgtccaATCCTCTGCTCAAAGACAAACAGAGAATCATACGATAAGAGCCATCTTGTCCAGTGCATGACATCTGCAACAGCAATCTTGTCTCTATTTGATCTATATCGTCGCACATTTGGCGATGCCCATGTTGTGCTCTCACTTTCCTATAGTGTGTACACCGCTGCATCGATATTCCTGCTCGAAATACAAGCTTTAAAATACGCTGCTCCAGGGACGCTAGACAAACTCAAGTTTTGTATTTTCGCTCTAGAGAGAGTAAAGGTCTCGAACCCTG TGATCTCGACCGCACTCAGTCTTGTCTACCAAGAGCTTCAAAAATTGCAGATCGATATCCACATCGTACTGCCAACTCTGCAACCAGAACAACCTCAACCTCGCTCGCAACCCCCTTCTCGTCATAGTCACTCTCCTTCCCAGCCCCAAGGCTTATCGctgcaacaacaacagcagcaacaacaacaacagcagcatcAGCAATTCCACACCCCTTCGACTTTCAGTGATACCTCCCGTCATGTCTCCCCGTCTCATCAACCATCCCCCGATGCCTCATCTATAGCTGCCTCCGTCGCCCCATCAGGCGTGAACACATCGTTCCTTCCGGGATATTCCTTCCAACAGCCCGTCGCAGATTTCGAGCTTTCACAAACAGGTGTTCCTCAAATGGCCGGGGCCCATCTTCTGGGTGGAATGCCCAACGCATTAATGACGCTAGATAATCCCGGCTCGTATGAGATTACGCCGGAGGTCTTTGAAGCATTTTCATATGCTGAGCCTATTACGACTAATATGACTCCTGCATTTGAGCCTCGATTAGGGTAG
- a CDS encoding extracellular cell wall glucanase Crf1/allergen Asp F9, whose protein sequence is MYFNYAAATLAALLPLCSAQTYSACNPLKESGCKPNPGMGSNFNSDFTTGDGALGGWTTTAGKVTTGGQGAEFTLAKKGDAPTIDTSNYFLFGKVEVVMKAAPGTGIVSSIVLESDALDEIDWEALGGDTTQIQTNYFGKGDTSSYDRATFVNMASPQADYHTYTIDWNKDQTTWSVDGNVVRTLNYNDAKGGSRYPQTPMRLRLGIWAGGDPDNAPGTIEWAGGQTDYSQAPFTMYVKSVNIVNYTPSDSYTYSDNSGSWQSVKTSGSGSSSPEPRSTSSTSSTAESASSSEPATESSTTSKTSPTGFITSTTSSTTGSTTDSTESTTGTTTGTTTGSSSETGSGSTTAESSSSTGASTTESSAPGSSSGAGSSTGAGSSTGAGSSTGAGSSPGAGSASGSASSSAAGATSTVPLSNSATTPYGGSFMGLMTVMGLMTAMLQL, encoded by the exons ATGTATTTCAACTACGCTGCAGCTACACTAGCTGCACTACTCCCACTATGCTCAGCCCAGACCTACTCGGCATGCAACCCTCTTAAGG AATCTGGTTGCAAGCCCAACCCGGGTATGGGTTCCAACTTCAATTCGGACTTCACCACCGGCGATGGAGCTCTCGGCGGCTGGACAACTACCGCCGGCAAGGTCACTACCGGTGGCCAGGGCGCTGAGTTTACTCTGGCCAAGAAAGGCGATGCGCCCACAATTGACACCAGCAATTACTTCCTGTTTGGTAAGGTCGAGGTTGTCATGAAGGCTGCGCCGGGAACCGGTATTGTCAGCAGCATTGTCCTAGAGTCGGACGCCCTCGATGAGATTGACTGG GAAGCCCTCGGTGGTGACACCACTCAAATTCAGACCAATTACTTCGGCAAGGGCGACACTTCGTCCTATGACCGTGCAACTTTTGTGAACATGGCTTCTCCACAGGCTGATTACCATACGTACACCATCGACTGGAACAAGGACCAGACCACCTGGTCCGTTGACGGCAATGTCGTGCGTACTCTCAACTACAACGACGCCAAGGGTGGTTCTCGCTACCCCCAGACCCCTATGCGCCTGAGACTGGGCATTTGGGCCGGTGGTGACCCGGACAATGCTCCGGGTACCATCGAATGGGCTGGTGGCCAGACTGACTACAGTCAAGCCCCCTTCACTATGTATGTCAAGTCGGTTAACATTGTGAACTATACCCCCTCCGACTCCTACACCTATTCCGACAACAGTGGCTCCTGGCAGAGTGTCAAGACCTCGGGCTCGGGCTCATCATCCCCTGAGCCTCGCAGCACCTCCAGCACCTCGTCCACCGCTGAATCCGCGTCCTCGTCCGAGCCCGCGACCGAGTCTAGCACCACCAGCAAAACCTCTCCTACTGGTTTCATTACCAGCACTACCAGCAGTACTACCGGCAGCACCACTGACTCCACCGAATCCACCACTGGTACCACCACCGGCACTACCACCGGCTCTTCCTCGGAAACTGGCTCTGGCTCCACCACTGCTGAGTCCAGCTCGAGCACCGGTGCATCCACGACTGAGTCTTCTGCTCCCGGGTCTTCTTCCGGCGCTGGATCTTCTACTGGCGCGGGATCTTCTACTGGCGCGGGATCTTCTACTGGTGCTGGATCTTCTCCTGGCGCGGGATCTGCCTCTGGCTCGGCTTCTAGCTCGGCCGCTGGTGCTACATCCACCGTTCCTCTCTCCAACTCCGCTACAACACCTTACGGTGGATCTTTCATGGGCCTCATGACGGTCATGGGCTTGATGACCGCCATGTTGCAGCTGTGA
- a CDS encoding maltase glucoamylase (alpha-glucosidase, putative) encodes MLGSLLLLAPLAGAAVIGSRADTKQCPGYKASNVQENDRSLTADLTLAGKPCNTYGTDLQNLKLLVEYQTDERLHVKIYDAEERVYQVPEKVTPRVDSGDGSSKDSALKFEYEEEPFSFTVKRDDEVLFDSSAENLIFQSQYLKLRTWLPENPYLYGLGEHTDPLRLSTTNYTRTFWNRDAYGTPANSNLYGTHPVYYDHRGESGTHGVFLLNSNGMDVFIDKTADGKQYLEYNALGGIFDFYFFTGSNPKEASIEYSKIVGLPAMQSYWTFGLHQCRYGYRDVYQVAEVVYNYTKAGIPLETMWTDIDYMDRRRVFSLDPDRFPLEKMRELVGYLHDHDQHYIVMVDPAVSVSDNGAFNRGLEQDVFLKTQNGSLYKGAVWPGVTAYPDWFHPDIQDYWNSEFSTFFNAETGVDIDGLWIDMNEASNFCPDPCTDPERYSSENNLPPAPPPVRSSSPRPLPGFPADFQPSSASRSQKRIVKAKVGLEGRDLLNPPYKIRNEAGSLSNKTINTGIVHAGEGYAEYDTHNLYGTMMSSSSREAMQYRRPEVRPLVITRSTYAGAGRDVGHWLGDNFSKWEHYRISIAEGLAFASMFQVPMVGADVCGFAGNTTEELCARWASLGAFFTFYRNHNEIGNIGQEFYVWPTVAESARKAIDIRYRLLDYIYTSFYKQSQTGEPFLQPVFYLYPEDENTFSIDLQFFYGDAILVSPVPDKGLTSVDAYFPDDIFYDWYTGTPVRGHGANITLSNIDITHIPLHIRGGSIIPIRSSSAMTTTELREKSFQLIIAPGLDGTASGSLYLDDGDSLEQKATLEVEFEYRKGVLHIDGKFELHASLVESVTLLGQGKGGSRARREDGTKKTIQTNLELSKPTEIKLE; translated from the exons ATGTTGGGTTCTCTCCTACTTCTTGCCCCCTTGGCGGGAGCTGCCGTAATTGGGTCACGAGCGGACACCAAGCAGTGCCCTGGATACAAGGCATCCAATGTCCAGGAAAATGATCGGTCTTTGACGGCCGACTTGACCCTCGCAGGAAAACCCTGCAACACCTATGGCACCGATCTGCAGAACCTCAAGCTTCTGGTAGAATACCAAACTG ATGAGCGTCTTCATGTTAAGATATATGACGCCGAAGAACGTGTATACCAGGTACCTGAAAAGGTGACCCCTCGAGTAGACAGTGGCGATGGTTCTAGTAAAGACTCCGCACTTAAATTTGAATACGAGGAAGAGCCCTTTTCGTTTACCGTGAAAAGAGATGATGAAGTATTGTTCGACAGCTCTGCGGAGAACCTTATCTTTCAGTCACAATATCTGAAGCTTCGTACCTGGCTCCCGGAGAACCCATATTTGTATGGTCTAGGAGAGCATACCGACCCCTTACGCCTTTCTACTACCAACTACACACGTACCTTCTGGAATCGTGACGCCTATGGTACTCCTGCAAATAGCAATTTGTATGGCACTCATCCTGTGTACTACGACCATCGCGGTGAATCCGGAACTCACGGTGTTTTCTTGCTGAACTCCAATGGAATGGACGTTTTCATTGACAAGACGGCAGACGGCAAGCAATACCTTGAGTATAACGCTCTGGGTGGCATTTTTGACTTTTACTTCTTCACTGGCTCCAATCCAAAAGAGGCCAGTATAGAGTATTCTAAGATCGTCGGCCTTCCTGCTATGCAGAGTTACTGGACTTTTGGA TTGCATCAATGCCGATACGGCTACCGTGATGTCTATCAGGTTGCGGAAGTAGTCTATAACTATACCAAGGCTGGCATCCCCCTAGAGACTATGTGGACAGACATCGACTACATGGACCGAAGGAGAGTTTTCTCTCTTGACCCAGACCGCTTCCCCTTGGAAAAGATGCGTGAGCTGGTCGGTTACCTCCATGACCACGACCAGCATTACATTGTTATGGTTGACCCTGCTGTTAGTGTGAGCG ACAACGGGGCCTTTAACAGGGGACTCGAGCAGgatgtcttcctcaagaCTCAAAATGGCAGTTTATACAAAG GTGCCGTGTGGCCTGGTGTGACTGCTTATCCAGATTGGTTTCACCCTGACATTCAAGACTACTGGAACTCTGAATTCAGTACCTTCTTCAACGCGGAGACCGGTGTCGACATTGACGGCCTGTGGATCGACATGAACGAGGCCTCGAATTTCTGTCCAGATCCCTGTACTGATCCAGAAAGATATTCCTCCGAGAACAATCTTCCACCTGCGCCACCACCCGTCCGGTCAAGCAGCCCTCGTCCCTTGCCTGGCTTTCCTGCCGATTTCCAGCCTTCCTCTGCCAGCCGATCTCAGAAGAGAATCGTCAAGGCAAAGGTCGGACTTGAGGGCCGCGATCTACTCAATCCACCTTACAAGATCCGGAACGAGGCCGGGTCCCTTAGCAACAAGACCATCAACACTGGTATCGTTCACGCTGGAGAGGGATATGCAGAATATGATACGCACAATTTATATGGAACAA TGATGAGCTCCAGTTCTCGTGAAGCTATGCAGTATCGTCGCCCTGAGGTGAGGCCTCTGGTTATTACCCGCAGCACTTACGCGGGTGCAGGACGAGACGTTGGACATTG GCTTGGTGACAATTTCAGCAAGTGGGAACATTACCGGATCAGCATCGCTGAGGGGCTTGCTTTTGCATCAATGTTCCAGGTCCCTATGGTTGGGGCTGACGTCTGTGGGTTCGCTGGTAACACGACTGAGGAGCTTTGCGCTCGCTGGGCCTCCTTGGGAGCATTCTTTACTTTCTACCGCAACCATAATGAGATCGGCAACATTGGACAGGAATTCTACGTCTGGCCCACAGTAGCGGAATCCGCTCGCAAGGCTATTGACATCCGATACCGGCTTCTCGATTACATTTACACCTCGTTCTACAAGCAGTCGCAGACCGGCGAGCCATTCTTGCAGCCAGTATTCTACTTGTACCCTGAAGACGAGAATACCTTCTCTATCGACTTGCAGTTCTTCTACGGTGACGCCATTCTCGTCAGCCCAGTCCCCGATAAGGGCCTTACTTCGGTCGATGCATACTTCCCCGATGACATATTCTACGACTGGTACACAGGCACACCCGTTCGTGGCCATGGCGCAAATATCACTCTCAGCAACATCGACATCACCCACATTCCCCTACACATCCGTGGAGGCAGCATTATCCCCATCCGGTCTTCAAGTGCCATGACCACGACTGAGCTTCGCGAGAAGAGCTTCCAGCTCATCATCGCGCCGGGACTGGACGGCACTGCGTCTGGCAGCCTGTACTTGGATGACGGTGACTCCTTGGAGCAAAAGGCCACGCTGGAAGTCGAATTCGAGTACCGCAAAGGTGTGCTTCATATTGACGGAAAGTTTGAGCTTCACGCCAGCTTGGTAGAGTCGGTTACTTTACTGGGACAGGGCAAGGGTGGATCCCGGGCTCGCCGTGAGGATGGTACCAAGAAGACCATTCAGACAAACCTGGAGCTTTCGAAGCCCACGGAGATCAAGTTGGAATAA
- a CDS encoding threonyl-tRNA synthetase, which produces MRRLNPLLRQTLLLRKSRPSTRYTLQPPRLQWLSTTSTRPCSCSDPQPEQPPSQSSATPADYRALGTAQDLFTTSIYSPGSPLFLPNGTHVINKLVSFLRTQYLQYGFREVLTPTIYKRSLWEVSGHWQNYKDDMYEVRGRGAMGETEGEAGEDESYGLKPMNCPGHCLLFKSQNHSYRELPIRYADFSPLHRNEVSGSLSGLTRVRRFHQDDGHIFCRPQQIKSEIASALGFVDMVMTTFGLGPYRLVLSTRPEKDFIGSLELWDSAESQLREALDNSGREWALNEGDGAFYGPKIDIQLQDQAGKYHQLSTIQLDMNLPQRFGLEYQVAEGEEDYNPATPGRARPVLVHRANFGSIERFLALLIEQYAGRWPFWLSPRQGIVLTVNQDEKVLQQAHEAAAKISGFRALEPGQSGNNAPQPLSFVDSTFLIDVDDSPQTLGKKIQRAKQMKYNFIFIVGPKDVAESRVTADITGQLQSKPDGNAQKLQDMLVSRFGEKAVQNPRAVPLKVDEVHDLLVQLEKRFV; this is translated from the coding sequence ATGCGTCGATTAAATCCTCTGCTACGGCAGACCCTGCTCCTGCGGAAATCACGTCCTAGTACACGTTACACCCTCCAACCGCCGCGCTTGCAATGGCTGTCCACAACCTCCACTCGACCGTGTTCATGCTCCGACCCGCAGCCTGAACAGCCGCCCTCTCAGTCCTCAGCTACACCTGCCGATTATCGCGCACTCGGAACTGCACAAGACCTGTTCACCACCTCTATCTACAGTCCCGGATCACCCCTTTTTCTCCCCAATGGCACTCATGTCATCAACAAACTCGTTTCCTTCCTCCGCACGCAATACCTCCAGTACGGTTTCCGCGAAGTCCTAACCCCGACCATCTACAAACGTTCTTTATGGGAGGTATCGGGACACTGGCAAAACTATAAAGATGATATGTACGAAGTACGAGGCCGAGGAGCTATGGGGGAGACTGAAGGAGAGGCCGGAGAGGATGAATCGTACGGACTGAAACCGATGAATTGCCCCGGTCATTGCTTGCTATTCAAGTCACAAAACCACTCATACCGAGAACTACCCATCCGTTACGCCGATTTCAGCCCGCTACATAGGAATGAGGTGTCTGGTTCTTTAAGCGGACTCACTCGGGTTCGACGCTTCCACCAGGACGACGGACATATTTTCTGCCGACCGCAACAAATTAAGAGTGAGATCGCATCCGCGCTTGGATTCGTCGATATGGTTATGACTACTTTCGGACTGGGGCCGTATCGATTGGTGCTTTCTACGCGACCGGAGAAGGACTTCATTGGTAGTCTAGAATTGTGGGACAGCGCGGAATCACAGCTTCGCGAAGCTCTTGATAACAGCGGAAGAGAATGGGCACTCAATGAGGGGGACGGTGCGTTTTATGGCCCGAAGATTGATATTCAACTCCAGGATCAAGCCGGGAAATACCACCAGCTCTCAACTATTCAGTTGGACATGAATCTACCACAGCGTTTCGGGTTGGAGTATCAGGTGGctgagggagaggaggacTACAATCCAGCAACCCCTGGAAGGGCAAGGCCCGTGCTGGTTCATCGGGCGAACTTTGGCTCCATAGAGCGATTCCTTGCCCTACTTATTGAGCAATACGCCGGTCGCTGGCCATTCTGGCTGTCTCCGCGACAGGGAATCGTCCTTACGGTCAAccaggatgagaaggttCTGCAACAGGCGCATGAGGCTGCGGCTAAGATATCGGGATTCCGTGCGCTTGAGCCTGGTCAAAGTGGCAACAATGCTCCCCAGCCTCTCTCCTTTGTCGACTCCACATTCTTGATTGACGTGGACGATAGCCCTCAGACGCTAggaaagaagatccagaGGGCCAAACAGATGAAGTacaacttcatcttcatcgttggACCTAAGGATGTCGCCGAGTCGCGCGTTACAGCTGATATTACCGGTCAACTGCAGAGCAAGCCGGACGGAAATGCGCAGAAGCTGCAGGACATGCTGGTCAGCCGGTTTGGAGAGAAGGCGGTTCAGAACCCCCGGGCAGTTCCATTAAAGGTTGACGAGGTGCACGATCTCCTGGTGCAATTGGAGAAGAGATTTGTATAA